The proteins below are encoded in one region of Myxococcales bacterium:
- a CDS encoding cell division protein ZapA gives MKHTVSLEIGGTRYRLSADAEEEHLRKLGQIVNDRIEALGNGADRASAAQKLVVVALGLADDLLSLENRQRVLQQTTKDIVQSAIDRIDQRLELGQNA, from the coding sequence ATGAAGCACACTGTGAGCCTAGAAATCGGTGGTACTCGATACCGCCTGAGTGCAGACGCAGAGGAAGAACACCTACGAAAACTCGGTCAAATTGTGAATGATCGGATTGAAGCGCTAGGAAATGGGGCCGACCGCGCAAGTGCCGCCCAAAAATTGGTAGTGGTAGCGCTAGGCCTGGCCGATGACCTTCTGTCGCTGGAAAATCGCCAACGCGTCCTGCAGCAAACCACGAAGGATATCGTTCAAAGCGCCATCGATCGTATCGATCAACGCTTGGAGCTTGGCCAAAACGCCTAA
- a CDS encoding 5-formyltetrahydrofolate cyclo-ligase: MVLKALDLPEDQLRAQVKAQLRARMQSLRDALPLQAGQKRASKIIETLKNTAELKKAKTLAAYLPFGSEIELRPFLEDWLAKGKILFLPRSQLSNHTMSFHRVFSLQALQPGSFDIEEPAGDAPLLEDSSLDVILVPALAVDPTGHRIGYGRGYYDRWFAQSQTTAFRICLVYDFQLIPEAPAHEHDQLVQLVITDTASYRTKLAAK; the protein is encoded by the coding sequence ATGGTACTCAAAGCGCTCGATCTTCCCGAAGACCAATTGCGCGCTCAGGTTAAGGCGCAGCTGCGTGCTCGCATGCAAAGCCTTCGCGATGCCCTTCCTTTGCAAGCAGGTCAGAAGCGTGCATCAAAAATTATCGAAACACTTAAAAATACCGCTGAGCTCAAAAAGGCGAAAACCTTAGCAGCATATTTACCTTTCGGAAGCGAGATAGAACTCAGACCATTCCTAGAGGATTGGTTGGCAAAAGGTAAAATACTTTTTCTACCGCGCTCGCAGCTGAGCAACCACACGATGAGCTTTCATCGCGTCTTTTCATTGCAAGCGCTGCAACCAGGAAGCTTTGATATCGAAGAGCCTGCTGGCGATGCGCCTCTTCTGGAAGACAGCTCCTTGGACGTCATCCTTGTACCCGCGCTGGCCGTTGATCCGACAGGACACCGCATCGGCTATGGACGAGGCTACTATGATCGATGGTTCGCGCAGTCCCAAACGACTGCTTTTCGCATCTGTCTCGTTTATGACTTTCAATTGATCCCAGAAGCTCCTGCCCACGAGCACGATCAGCTGGTTCAACTTGTTATTACCGACACCGCTAGCTATCGAACTAAGCTAGCTGCCAAGTAA
- the gatB gene encoding Asp-tRNA(Asn)/Glu-tRNA(Gln) amidotransferase subunit GatB, with protein MSTALKEHNASSKSAFEPVIGLEVHAQLLSHSKLFSTASAAFGAAPNTQIAPVCLGLPGALPVLNAKAVEMAVQAALALGCSVRPWSRFDRKHYFYPDLPKGYQISQFDRPYAEEGKVEIQIDNKPRTLRIQRIHMEEDAAKNIHGAGGGSDTLVDFNRSGVPLIEIVSHPDMRSAAEAEAYLRQLREVLLFVGVNDGNLEEGSFRCDANVSIRPVGQEKFGTRVELKNINSFRFVRKAIEYEIIRQEALISGGGTVVQETRTWSDGQGKTLAMRGKEEAHDYRYFPDPDLPPLVLRESFIAEQKEKLPELAEAKRERWQSELGLTEKDAEVLSGHPAVAGFFEQSVQLCKKQWPSKKTDAIGKRVANFVQGEVLRHTQTTGLEANIPVTAQDLAELLILVEDNVISGKMAKDVFSAMISTGHTPKQIVDEQGLAQVTDVGAIDAEVQKVLDANPDKVAQYKDGKQSLIGFFVGQVMRATGGAANPKLVNESLRRLLGS; from the coding sequence ATGTCTACCGCATTAAAAGAGCATAATGCCAGCAGCAAGTCTGCGTTTGAACCTGTGATTGGTCTAGAGGTGCACGCCCAATTACTCAGTCACTCAAAGTTGTTTTCAACAGCATCGGCTGCGTTTGGGGCTGCTCCCAACACACAGATCGCACCCGTGTGTCTGGGATTGCCTGGTGCATTGCCGGTCCTGAACGCGAAGGCTGTTGAAATGGCTGTGCAAGCGGCTTTGGCTCTAGGCTGCAGCGTTCGCCCTTGGAGTCGTTTTGATCGCAAGCACTATTTCTATCCAGATCTACCGAAGGGCTATCAGATCTCGCAATTCGATCGTCCCTATGCTGAAGAGGGGAAAGTCGAGATTCAAATCGACAACAAACCCCGCACTTTGCGGATTCAGCGAATCCACATGGAAGAAGATGCAGCAAAGAATATTCACGGCGCAGGTGGCGGAAGCGACACCTTGGTCGACTTTAACCGTTCCGGCGTTCCGTTGATCGAAATTGTTAGTCACCCCGATATGCGAAGCGCTGCCGAAGCAGAGGCTTATTTGCGGCAGCTTCGTGAAGTGCTGCTTTTTGTTGGCGTAAACGATGGCAATCTTGAAGAGGGCTCCTTTCGCTGTGATGCAAACGTCTCGATTCGTCCTGTGGGTCAAGAAAAATTTGGTACGCGTGTCGAGCTAAAAAATATCAATTCCTTTCGTTTCGTTCGCAAAGCCATCGAATACGAAATAATTCGTCAAGAAGCCTTGATCTCAGGCGGTGGAACCGTTGTTCAAGAAACGCGAACATGGAGCGATGGGCAAGGCAAGACTTTGGCGATGCGCGGAAAGGAAGAAGCGCATGACTACCGCTATTTCCCCGATCCCGACCTACCACCTTTGGTATTGAGAGAAAGCTTTATCGCTGAACAAAAAGAAAAGCTTCCTGAACTGGCTGAAGCCAAACGTGAGCGGTGGCAAAGTGAACTTGGCTTAACTGAAAAAGACGCCGAGGTTCTTAGTGGCCATCCGGCTGTAGCGGGTTTCTTTGAACAGAGCGTGCAGCTTTGCAAGAAACAGTGGCCTTCGAAAAAAACCGATGCGATCGGCAAGCGGGTTGCTAATTTTGTGCAAGGGGAAGTCCTAAGACACACGCAGACCACAGGTTTAGAAGCCAATATACCGGTGACGGCGCAAGATCTTGCTGAGCTTTTGATTTTGGTGGAAGACAACGTTATCAGTGGAAAAATGGCGAAAGATGTATTTTCCGCCATGATTAGTACCGGGCATACGCCTAAGCAGATTGTCGATGAGCAGGGGCTAGCGCAGGTTACCGATGTGGGAGCGATCGATGCCGAGGTACAAAAAGTTCTCGATGCGAATCCGGATAAAGTGGCGCAATACAAAGATGGCAAGCAGTCGCTGATTGGTTTCTTTGTCGGTCAAGTGATGAGGGCAACAGGTGGCGCCGCTAATCCCAAACTCGTTAATGAAAGTTTGCGACGTTTACTTGGCAGCTAG
- a CDS encoding sigma-54-dependent Fis family transcriptional regulator → MTELILQGSFLGESMAGQILIIDDDKAFGSGLARNLRGDGHEVSVARNAKEARLAMSQEADAVVLDYQLPDGNGINLLQELKSLYPNVMFIMVTAFPDVDIAVQAMRGGAFDYVSKGSDIRESLLRIERGVDVATLKRQVAETALQDEHGTPADQMLLGKSPQMHRLRETLDALAVADNTTVLVSGETGTGKSLIARIVHGRSKRRYEPFVAVDCTTIPTTLIESELFGHQKGAFSGAIKTKQGRVEVAGNGTLFLDEIGELDLAIQTKLLRLIEEREFTRVGGTHPLSLRARIITATNRNLSRAVEEGRFRQDLRFRLEVFVVEVPTLRERSYDIALLANHFVQEQARALGREGLTLDGEVLALMERYPFPGNIRELKNMIAQAALLARDALLGIDEFPVLRRVKSGWSPPIQSQRPSSRPLDSTPPRYRLSQSPESTLKDSRPLSRGSRPPYALSEIRKKHQLTEKQNLIEALSATGGNVTQAAKQLGLSRFQLMRRLKKYQLDK, encoded by the coding sequence ATGACGGAGCTTATACTGCAAGGTTCCTTTTTAGGCGAGAGCATGGCTGGGCAGATTCTAATTATCGATGATGACAAAGCTTTTGGCAGCGGACTTGCCAGAAACCTACGTGGCGACGGGCATGAAGTCAGTGTCGCGCGAAACGCAAAAGAAGCTCGCCTGGCCATGAGCCAAGAGGCCGACGCGGTCGTCCTCGACTATCAACTTCCCGACGGGAACGGCATCAACCTGCTTCAGGAGCTCAAATCGCTTTACCCCAACGTCATGTTTATCATGGTTACAGCCTTTCCCGACGTTGATATCGCTGTGCAAGCCATGCGCGGCGGGGCCTTTGACTACGTCTCCAAAGGCAGCGACATTCGCGAATCGCTGTTGCGTATTGAGCGCGGTGTTGACGTCGCTACACTAAAACGCCAGGTAGCTGAAACCGCTTTACAGGACGAGCACGGAACCCCTGCCGATCAAATGCTGCTAGGCAAAAGCCCACAAATGCATCGCTTGCGCGAAACACTCGATGCATTGGCGGTCGCCGACAATACAACGGTACTTGTCTCTGGAGAAACAGGCACCGGTAAAAGCTTGATTGCACGCATCGTACACGGACGATCAAAAAGGCGATACGAACCTTTTGTCGCAGTTGACTGCACAACAATTCCAACCACCCTCATTGAAAGCGAACTATTCGGACATCAAAAAGGCGCGTTCAGTGGTGCTATCAAAACGAAACAGGGCCGCGTCGAAGTCGCTGGCAACGGAACCTTGTTTCTTGATGAGATTGGCGAACTTGATCTTGCGATTCAAACAAAATTACTTCGACTAATTGAGGAGCGCGAGTTTACTCGAGTGGGAGGAACACATCCACTTAGCCTACGCGCACGCATTATCACCGCTACCAATCGCAATTTATCTCGAGCGGTAGAAGAAGGACGTTTTCGTCAAGACTTACGATTCCGCTTGGAAGTGTTCGTCGTTGAAGTTCCCACACTGCGTGAACGAAGCTATGACATTGCATTGCTCGCAAACCATTTCGTTCAGGAGCAAGCACGCGCACTTGGTCGAGAGGGACTAACCCTCGACGGCGAAGTGCTTGCTTTAATGGAGCGTTACCCTTTTCCAGGAAACATTCGAGAACTTAAAAACATGATCGCGCAAGCCGCTTTGCTCGCACGTGATGCTCTTTTGGGCATTGACGAATTTCCCGTGCTTCGACGTGTCAAAAGTGGTTGGTCCCCACCCATACAAAGCCAAAGACCGAGTAGCCGACCTTTGGATTCTACACCGCCACGCTATCGCCTTAGTCAGTCTCCAGAATCGACACTCAAAGACTCACGTCCTCTTTCAAGAGGCTCAAGACCACCTTACGCACTCTCCGAAATACGTAAAAAACATCAACTCACTGAAAAACAGAATTTGATTGAAGCGCTCAGCGCTACCGGGGGAAATGTAACCCAGGCGGCCAAGCAACTTGGTCTTTCGCGTTTTCAGTTAATGCGCCGGCTAAAAAAATACCAGCTGGATAAGTAA
- a CDS encoding sigma-70 family RNA polymerase sigma factor, producing the protein MVENHHSATNPRDLSWSDTQTREALAQYRGLLIHLAKKYSFAAQQCGGLDTEDLVSEGQIATLEALRDFRNFGMSEKNWVALRVRQRMIDAIRRMDPRSRTTTCRSQTHEAETANPSPPRLRLVHGYKNTQEKAPIYDYSQAIRLVADSDTPTADDIVYRNSQRQLIATALTYLSERQRMALQLKLQEDLDLQEIGIRMGISISRVRQLQQRAIANLHQLVVHNSEAQTA; encoded by the coding sequence ATGGTTGAAAACCACCATAGCGCAACAAACCCGCGCGACCTTAGCTGGAGCGATACCCAAACCCGGGAGGCCCTTGCCCAATACAGGGGCCTCCTTATTCATCTTGCGAAAAAATACAGCTTTGCAGCACAGCAATGCGGCGGGCTCGACACTGAAGATCTGGTCTCCGAAGGACAAATCGCTACGCTGGAAGCATTACGCGACTTCCGCAATTTCGGCATGAGCGAAAAAAACTGGGTTGCTCTCAGAGTCCGACAACGCATGATCGACGCGATTCGTAGAATGGATCCCCGATCACGGACCACCACCTGCCGGTCCCAAACCCACGAGGCAGAAACAGCCAATCCGTCCCCTCCTCGACTGCGTCTGGTGCATGGTTATAAAAACACTCAAGAAAAAGCTCCGATCTACGATTACTCCCAAGCCATTCGTCTTGTGGCGGACTCAGATACGCCTACCGCTGACGACATCGTATACAGGAACTCACAGCGACAACTTATTGCCACTGCGTTAACCTATTTATCGGAACGTCAACGCATGGCTTTGCAACTAAAACTACAAGAGGATTTAGACCTTCAAGAAATCGGGATACGCATGGGGATAAGCATCTCCCGCGTCCGCCAATTGCAGCAACGCGCGATTGCAAATTTGCACCAACTTGTCGTTCACAATTCTGAAGCGCAAACGGCCTAG
- a CDS encoding HD domain-containing protein translates to MSTNEKSHKPLPRASILLVDDEPLFLRSIKRDLIRLGYSTASASDPSIALAMLEVRHFDVVVSDLQMPMPDGQVFAVHASRTAPTTPIVVLTGEDSLRRIHESLDHTTVEAVMPKPYQTQQLEEAIQKALVQSRIRLQSHEGEARVIATGLVRALALRDIETESHSRRVAAWAAILGKAFGIDGEELLQIELGSLLHDVGKIGVPDSILRKPGKLDAEEWNEMRKHPAYGREMVSGIAALEGASKVIYGHHERWDGKGYPHGLVGKDIPIGARIFAIVDTYDAMTSDRVYRAALSHDDAVEEIRSLAEVQYDPRLVECFLAIDPDMWQDIRQRFRDDRLSFVEMEKHDETAAA, encoded by the coding sequence ATGTCGACAAACGAAAAATCACACAAACCACTACCGCGCGCTTCGATACTGCTTGTCGATGATGAACCTCTTTTTTTGAGAAGCATAAAACGTGACCTTATTCGCCTTGGTTACAGCACCGCCTCAGCGAGCGACCCGAGTATCGCCTTAGCCATGTTGGAAGTGCGGCACTTCGACGTTGTGGTTTCCGATTTACAGATGCCCATGCCAGACGGACAGGTATTTGCTGTCCATGCATCGCGTACGGCACCCACTACCCCCATTGTAGTTCTAACAGGCGAAGATAGCTTAAGGCGTATTCACGAATCGCTCGATCACACCACAGTTGAAGCTGTTATGCCCAAGCCCTATCAAACTCAGCAACTCGAAGAAGCCATTCAAAAAGCGCTAGTGCAAAGTCGCATTCGCTTGCAGAGCCATGAGGGTGAAGCGCGTGTTATTGCCACAGGTCTAGTGCGGGCACTGGCTCTTCGGGACATTGAGACTGAAAGTCATTCAAGACGCGTAGCCGCTTGGGCTGCTATTTTAGGGAAAGCCTTCGGTATCGATGGGGAAGAGCTTCTACAGATCGAACTTGGATCTCTTTTGCATGATGTGGGGAAAATAGGCGTCCCCGATTCGATTCTGCGTAAGCCTGGAAAACTCGACGCCGAGGAGTGGAATGAGATGCGCAAACATCCTGCCTATGGACGTGAAATGGTCAGTGGCATTGCAGCACTTGAAGGTGCCAGCAAAGTTATTTACGGCCACCATGAACGCTGGGACGGCAAAGGATATCCTCATGGCTTAGTTGGCAAAGACATTCCGATTGGCGCGAGAATTTTTGCGATTGTGGACACCTACGATGCCATGACAAGTGATCGTGTTTATCGAGCTGCACTTTCACACGACGATGCTGTCGAGGAGATTCGGAGTTTGGCAGAGGTACAGTACGATCCCAGACTTGTTGAATGTTTCTTGGCAATTGATCCAGACATGTGGCAGGACATTCGACAACGCTTTCGAGATGATCGGCTCTCTTTCGTTGAAATGGAGAAGCACGACGAAACGGCCGCTGCCTAA